A window from Triticum aestivum cultivar Chinese Spring chromosome 6D, IWGSC CS RefSeq v2.1, whole genome shotgun sequence encodes these proteins:
- the LOC123143467 gene encoding peroxisome biogenesis protein 16 isoform X2, with translation MEAYKVWVRKNRDLVRSLESLANGVTWILPERFANSEIAPEAVYALLGIVSSVNQHIIETPNDGHSLASKEQSIPWALVVSILKDVEAVVEVAAQHFVGDDRKWGFLAVTEAVKACVRLAAFRESGYRMLLQGGEVENEEEDVLEDNQGVKTNGVPVIYPVNGHSQNGHWITSDGPDGKPGIISKSLEGRAVAALNRFGQNAKMLSDPTWMSRLQPSPVPPVMEIEKPTFATIWSSKGVSGRLFMLGEAVHIFRPLVYVLLIRKFGIKSWTPWLVSLAVELASLGIHSHATDLNHRAGKVHQLSSAERDELKRRKMMWALYVMRDPFFASYTRRHLEKAEKALNPVPLIGFITGKLVELLEGAQSRYTYTSGS, from the exons GGGGTCACATGGATACTTCCTGAGCGCTTCGCTAACTCCGAGATTGCCCCAGAAGCAG TATATGCACTTCTGGGCATTGTAAGTTCTGTCAACCAGCATATAATTGAGACACCAAATGATGGTCACTCACTGGCCTCCAAGGAACAATCTATCCCATGGGCTCTTGTTGTATCTATACTCAAGGATGTGGAAGCAGTTGTTGAAGTTGCCGCCCAGCACTTTGTTGGAGATGATCGCAAATGGGGCTTCCTTGCTGTTACAGAAGCAGTGAA AGCATGTGTCAGGTTAGCCGCTTTCAGGGAGAGTGGCTACAGGATGCTCTTACAAGGAGGGGAGGTGGAAAACGAAGAGGAGGATGTTCTTGAAGACAATCAGGGAGTCAAGACTAATGGAGTGCCAGTAATCTATCCGGTCAATGGACATTCCCAAAATGGCCATTGGATTACGTCTGATGGTCCAGATGGAAAACCTGGAATTATATCTAAGAGTCTGGAGGGAAGAGCAGTAGCTGCTTTAAACAGGTTTGGTCAGAATGCAAAGATGTTGTCAGATCCCACGTGGATGAGCAGGCTCCAACCTTCTCCTGTTCCTCCTG TGATGGAGATTGAGAAGCCAACTTTCGCAACCATTTGGTCTTCTAAAGGGGTTTCTGGGCGCTTATTCATGTTAGGGGAGGCCGTCCACATATTCAGACCACTTGTATACGTACTCTTGATTAGAAAGTTTGGCATCAAATCTTGGACCCCGTGGTTGGTCTCATTAGCTGTGGAGCTCGCAAGCCTTGGCATTCATTCGCATGCAACAGATCTGAATCATAGAGCTGGGAAAGTTCATCAGCTCTCGTCTGCTGAGAGGGATGAG TTGAAAAGGCGAAAAATGATGTGGGCACTTTATGTCATGAGAGATCCGTTCTTTGCCAGCTACACCAG GCGTCATCTTGAGAAGGCTGAGAAAGCACTGAATCCAGTGCCGCTTATTGGTTTCATCACAG GTAAACTCGTGGAACTATTGGAGGGGGCTCAGTCGCGGTATACATATACATCAGGCTCGTAG
- the LOC123143467 gene encoding peroxisome biogenesis protein 16 isoform X1 — protein MEAYKVWVRKNRDLVRSLESLANGVTWILPERFANSEIAPEAVYALLGIVSSVNQHIIETPNDGHSLASKEQSIPWALVVSILKDVEAVVEVAAQHFVGDDRKWGFLAVTEAVKACVRLAAFRESGYRMLLQGGEVENEEEDVLEDNQGVKTNGVPVIYPVNGHSQNGHWITSDGPDGKPGIISKSLEGRAVAALNRFGQNAKMLSDPTWMSRLQPSPVPPAVMEIEKPTFATIWSSKGVSGRLFMLGEAVHIFRPLVYVLLIRKFGIKSWTPWLVSLAVELASLGIHSHATDLNHRAGKVHQLSSAERDELKRRKMMWALYVMRDPFFASYTRRHLEKAEKALNPVPLIGFITGKLVELLEGAQSRYTYTSGS, from the exons GGGGTCACATGGATACTTCCTGAGCGCTTCGCTAACTCCGAGATTGCCCCAGAAGCAG TATATGCACTTCTGGGCATTGTAAGTTCTGTCAACCAGCATATAATTGAGACACCAAATGATGGTCACTCACTGGCCTCCAAGGAACAATCTATCCCATGGGCTCTTGTTGTATCTATACTCAAGGATGTGGAAGCAGTTGTTGAAGTTGCCGCCCAGCACTTTGTTGGAGATGATCGCAAATGGGGCTTCCTTGCTGTTACAGAAGCAGTGAA AGCATGTGTCAGGTTAGCCGCTTTCAGGGAGAGTGGCTACAGGATGCTCTTACAAGGAGGGGAGGTGGAAAACGAAGAGGAGGATGTTCTTGAAGACAATCAGGGAGTCAAGACTAATGGAGTGCCAGTAATCTATCCGGTCAATGGACATTCCCAAAATGGCCATTGGATTACGTCTGATGGTCCAGATGGAAAACCTGGAATTATATCTAAGAGTCTGGAGGGAAGAGCAGTAGCTGCTTTAAACAGGTTTGGTCAGAATGCAAAGATGTTGTCAGATCCCACGTGGATGAGCAGGCTCCAACCTTCTCCTGTTCCTCCTG CAGTGATGGAGATTGAGAAGCCAACTTTCGCAACCATTTGGTCTTCTAAAGGGGTTTCTGGGCGCTTATTCATGTTAGGGGAGGCCGTCCACATATTCAGACCACTTGTATACGTACTCTTGATTAGAAAGTTTGGCATCAAATCTTGGACCCCGTGGTTGGTCTCATTAGCTGTGGAGCTCGCAAGCCTTGGCATTCATTCGCATGCAACAGATCTGAATCATAGAGCTGGGAAAGTTCATCAGCTCTCGTCTGCTGAGAGGGATGAG TTGAAAAGGCGAAAAATGATGTGGGCACTTTATGTCATGAGAGATCCGTTCTTTGCCAGCTACACCAG GCGTCATCTTGAGAAGGCTGAGAAAGCACTGAATCCAGTGCCGCTTATTGGTTTCATCACAG GTAAACTCGTGGAACTATTGGAGGGGGCTCAGTCGCGGTATACATATACATCAGGCTCGTAG
- the LOC123143466 gene encoding uncharacterized protein, with protein sequence MQAGAFVCGSLVCQLLRCLFSRVLSSLRRGGVVIVASVPIPIRTPAMPPPAPAGTPLADLLEPATFAPPAPAPPPPTPAAILSAWSHLRSAAPSPAATLAALETLHLHRRSLRLSSAHLELLLPLLPLHPRLVSPLLATCPRLLLNYSLPFAPLPLAPRLLLLGTLATAKGSKNSTSNGTSGSPSTGNLGSDHGSDDPVVSVSRILENMERLVSGFVGSRMMRKVQVLFEVISPEKCESEGYVLFPAVMAACGGLRALRVASVRHRLDFAPKLKEAPERTICFAARRATVDERYDDDQRHVLLQCVALGLTQCGPVAPNDSVLRCVLMALLEELLPLPRLLRISVKSPDGNSAELAKNQVKQHQDSVLFKEAGPVTGVLCNQYSFADEKTKDYVETRVCEYAQELYHHLRAAVLLHQAKRNGLLAEIDKIAEAAFFMIVSFAAEVAKHRLDANSSGGFQPEVAVRILVEFSFVEHLRRLRLPEYTEAIRRAVVVNQDNAAASALFIESMPSCAELTTKPDLLTLDGTRYICYADEVQTSRILFYLRVMPTCISLIPTHLIRDKLAPVIFLYIQHSNEKITRAAHSVMVSFLSSGNDSDQDDRVALKEQLAFDYIRRSLEAYPGVTPFEGLASGVVALVRHLPAKSPAILFCIHSLVVKAKDLCTTAMIQDRSLWRSWEESTEPCKKVLDLLLRLIFLVDIQSFSYLLKELAEFVTSLPKEGQDVLLDDMHAHVAESDDVVRKPVLVSWLQSLSYISSQADVRESRNNAKNARSAGGVELSLNRTIARL encoded by the exons ATGCAAGCGGGCGCATTTGTTTGTGGCAGCCTGGTCTGCCAACTGCTCCGTTGCCTTTTCTCGAGAGTCCTCTCAAGTCTGAGGCGCGGCGGTGTCGTCATCGTCGCGTCAGTTCCAATTCCAATCCGAACCCCAGCCATgccgccgccggcccccgccgGCACGCCCCTCGCCGACCTCCTCGAGCCCGCCACCTTCGCGCCCCCCGCGCCGGCTCCCCCGCCTCCCACCCCCGCCGCCATCCTCTCCGCGTGGTCGCACCTCCGCAGCGCCGCTCCCTCCCCCGCGGCCACCCTCGCCGCCCTCGAGACCCTCCACCTGCACCGCCGCTCGCTCCGTCTCAGCTCCGCGCACCTCGAGCTGCTCCTGCCGCTTCTCCCGCTCCACCCGCGCCTCGTCTCCCCGCTGCTCGCCACCTGCCCGCGTCTCCTCCTCAACTATTCGCTCCCCTTTGCCCCCCTCCCCCTCGCCCCTCGGCTGCTCCTCCTGGGGACGCTCGCCACCGCCAAGGGCTCCAAGAATTCCACCAGCAATGGCACCTCAGGGAGCCCCAGCACGGGGAATCTCGGGAGTGACCATGGTAGCGACGACCCCGTTGTGTCTGTGAGTCGCATTCTAGAGAATATGGAGCGGCTGGTGTCGGGGTTCGTCGGGTCGAGGATGATGCGCAAGGTTCAGGTTCTGTTCGAGGTAATTTCACCAGAGAAGTGTGAGAGTGAGGGTTATGTGCTGTTTCCGGCGGTGATGGCGGCTTGCGGTGGACTACGGGCATTGAGGGTTGCTTCGGTGAGACATCGGTTGGACTTTGCCCCAAAATTGAAGGAGGCTCCTGAACGGACCATTTGTTTTGCAGCTCGGAGGGCAACTGTAGATGAGAGATACGACGATGATCAGCGACATGTCCTTCTTCAGTGTGTTGCATTAGGTTTGACACAGTGTGGGCCGGTAGCGCCTAATGATTCAGTGTTAAGGTGTGTTCTTATGGCACTGCTGGAGGAGCTCCTTCCTCTTCCACGTCTGCTTAGGATCTCAGTCAAGAGTCCAGATGGAAATTCAGCTGAGCTTGCCAAAAATCAGGTCAAgcaacaccaggatagtgtcctgTTCAAAGAGGCAGGGCCAGTGACTGGGGTTCTGTGCAATCAGTATTCATTTGCTGATGAGAAGACTAAAGATTATGTTGAAACTCGTGTATGTGAATATGCGCAAGAGCTGTATCATCATCTTCGTGCAGCAGTGTTGCTGCACCAGGCAAAACGGAATGGTTTGCTTGCGGAGATTGATAAGATCGCTGAGGCGGCATTTTTTATGATTGTAAGCTTTGCGGCAGAGGTCGCGAAACACAGGTTGGATGCAAACTCCTCAGGGGGGTTCCAGCCAGAGGTTGCTGTTAGGATCTTGGTGGAATTCTCTTTTGTGGAACATCTGAGACGTTTGCGTCTTCCAGAGTACACTGAAGCAATCCGGCGTGCTGTTGTTGTTAATCAGGATAATGCGGCAgccagtgctttattcattgagTCAATGCCTTCATGTGCTGAATTGACAACCAAACCAG ATTTACTAACCTTGGATGGAACAAGATATATCTGTTACGCAGATGAGGTTCAGACGTCACGCATCTTGTTTTATCTGCGGGTTATGCCTACTTGTATTAGCCTTATTCCAACTCATCTAATTCGGGATAAATTAGCTCCGGTCATATTCCT ATATATACAGCATTCAAATGAAAAAATAACACGTGCTGCGCACTCGGTGATGGTATCATTCCTGTCATCTGGTAATGATTCTGATCAGGACGATCGAGTGGCTTTGAAAGAGCAGCTTGCCTTTGACTATATCAGGAGATCCTTGGAG GCTTATCCTGGGGTAACTCCATTTGAAGGATTAGCGTCAGGAGTTGTGGCGCTTGTTCGGCATCTTCCTGCAAAAAGCCCTGCCATTCTTTTTTGTATCCATAGCCTTGTTGTGAAAGCCAAAGATCTTTGCACTACTGCGATGATTCAGGACAGATCGTTGTGGAGGTCATGGGAAGAGAGCACAGAGCCCTGTAAGAAAGTATTGGACTTGTTGCTGCGGCTCATCTTCCTTGTCGATATTCAG TCATTCTCTTATCTGCTCAAGGAGCTGGCGGAATTTGTCACCTCACTGCCAAAGGAAGGCCAGGATGTGCTCCTCGATGACATGCACGCCCACGTTGCAGAATCTGACGATGTTGTACGGAAGCCTGTGCTCGTGTCGTGGTTGCAGTCCCTATCCTACATAAGCTCACAAGCTGATGTTCGTGAATCTCGCAATAACGCGAAAAATGCTCGATCTGCGGGTGGGGTTGAGCTGAGCCTGAACAGAACTATTGCACGCTTGTGA